The genomic stretch ttctaggtgGAGACGTTTGGTAGCTGAGAATCTTTTCAAGGAGGAGAATCCAAAAAGCCTTCTGCTGCTATCTAAGGCTGCTTAGCTCCACAGATCCGTGGGCAGCACGCCCGGAGTAGAGAGAACGCGGCAAAACCAACGCGAAGAATCCACTCCAGGCAGTCTGagaaacccgggaggtggcgcCGCAGACggagggcaggaggatggcggCGTTCCAAAAGGCACTCGCTGTCACAGACCTCGGTGTCCTGCTGTCTGTCCCCGGGATGGGGAGGCCTGCACCAGGGAAGCTGCTGGAGCTTGAGTCTGTCGGGttcctctgcctgccccacctCTTCTACGGGTGCCTCTTGCTGCTTCTGCGTCCCCGGCCAACTGAACTCAGTGGGCTTCGCTGTACTTGGTTCCAAGGTGCTCTGGACTCCAGGCAAGAGTCCGTTTTGCCAGTAGACTCCGGGCAGCCGCCAGCAAGGACTGGAAAGCAGTCCCAAATCACAGCTGTCCGATGAGTACTCTCCCAGTACTGGATACAAAGGAAGAGGCCACGGCCCACGATCTTCTGAACTCACAGTAGGTGGAGGCTGGGGCTCCGGCGCCACCTCTGCGGCATCCCAAGCCCGCTTCACACAGCCAAGAAAATGTTGCTCCATCGCTTAAGCCTCAGACCAACGTTTGCGCTGATCAAGGAGGGAGAGTCTGCCGCACTAACATCAGCCTGAGTATTTATGCTCTCCAGAGCCCGTGGGCGGAGGCCAGTCAGATGTTAAGAAACTCAGTAGTAACAAATGCACGAAAAttagtagacaaatgaaaaacgaTAACATTTTAGAGAGTACATAGAGCCAAAACGAACCGTAATCCCGACAGAAAAACATAGCGAGAAAAGAAACCGAAATGAAATGACACTAAGCAAACCTTGCAGACAACTAGCGCTACAGAACGCAGGTATTAAAGAGCGCTGCAAGGGCCAAGAACCACCCGTTTCCGGGAAATGAGCGTTGCTGCCACCGGAAAACTGTCCCGCTAGGGCTCCGCGCTAACCACCTTGCGAACGAGAAACCGGCGCGTTGGACTTAGCAAGCGCCGGCACCTAGCGGATAGCGCTGGTATTGCCAAACGAATACCCGTTTCGGCGGCATACCGGGTGCTGCTAAAGAGAAACCGCGCGCTCTTAGAAAAGAGCGGTGCTTCCACACCTAAGCAACGTGTTTGGAGGAATGAACCAACTCCGTTTCAATGTGCTGTACCAGAAAAACCTGTTGTGGCATTTTAACGTGTTTTAATCCGTTCAATGTGTTTGATAGGTTTAATATGTTTTAACCCGTTTTAATGGGTTGTGACAGAAAAAGCGCCGGCTAATGGTACCACAGAATTACTAGTGGCAACAGCGGCTCGGTGCAATCACCGTTCTGCACCGCAAAACGGGGTTCAGGAAGTTCCTAGGAGATACTAGCGGTTGTAGGACCGAGAAAGTGACAGCACGGAGAACGTAAGGGCCCCGCGAACGGGAAATGTCACGTCGGGTGCAGCAACTGAGAAAACGCCCAGTGGGCGCTACTGGCAAACGTGCTGATACAAAACCGCCAGCTCCGCGTAGGAAGCGGAGCCGCCAGACAGCACCCGGAACCTGATACCAGCGAGGCAAAGACCGAGCTCGGCTCCCCGGCTCCTGAGAGAATGAAAGTCAAAAAGCACGAATCTGAGACGCTCAAAATTAGTAGAACAAAAATACATAacgttgaaataaaaataaaaatgtgaaataatgaaagtctgaaatgcaagtaaaactgaaaaacacaTCGGTAACGTTGTGCTCAGAGcaagacacaaaaataattttaagataagcAAAAATTACAGAGAACCAACCCTACAAAGAAGAAATGTCAAATATGGCTAAGCGATGCAATGCCtaccattaaaatatttctgtcagATCTAAACCCCTGCAGGTTGCTCCTGTCATAATTTCCtacgacaaacaaacaaaaacggccACGGTTAAACGTGTTTAGCTACGTCTAAAAAATCGCAGTAGCTGCTATATCCCGATTTGGTCTACAGGAGGAAAAAGTCTCGATGGGCCGGACTTGCTATTGTCAAAGGGAGCTTGGTAAAACTGAGAAATCGCGTTCGCCGGCATTTCCTGACTTCCACGGGACTTTTAAAACACACAAGCATAGCTAAGACGGGACTCGATATTGAGAAACCAAACTTGGTATAAGAGCTCCCGACACTGCTAAACTGGTCATCACtaaaccttaaaaaacaaaaaacaaaaaa from Symphalangus syndactylus isolate Jambi chromosome 16, NHGRI_mSymSyn1-v2.1_pri, whole genome shotgun sequence encodes the following:
- the LOC129464852 gene encoding annexin-2 receptor-like, whose product is MEQHFLGCVKRAWDAAEVAPEPQPPPTVSSEDRGPWPLPLYPVLGEYSSDSCDLGLLSSPCWRLPGVYWQNGLLPGVQSTLEPSTAKPTEFSWPGTQKQQEAPVEEVGQAEEPDRLKLQQLPWCRPPHPGDRQQDTEVCDSECLLERRHPPALRLRRHLPGFSDCLEWILRVGFAAFSLLRACCPRICGAKQP